The window TTCAGCATCGTCAGCAGATTAAAATTTCTGGGCATTTAAAAGCTCATAATTTTCTTTGAAAAGGGATTGGTTCTTTTTACTGACGACTTTGGGGTGACTATCACCGCAGCTTTGGCTTTTGAGGTATGAtcctcatcatcgtcatcatcatcaggatTCTTCTGTCCCCCCTTATTGTGGTGGCCATTCTACTTTTGATTTAATAACTCGGTCATCCGTTGGATCTTTGCTTGCAGTGACTCATTGATGGCTAATAGCTCAGTCTCAGTGGGAGGGGGTGGAAGAAGATTGTTTAGTTTTTCCTCCATTAATTATATTCCtataaaaaagagtaaaaatcGAGCAGGAATGATGAGAATGGGGTTAGATTTAAACTTTGGGTCCCATGGTGGGCACCACATGTTCCTGCGTGATAAGCCTAGGCAGAGGCATAGCTCGTCCGGTCCAAGGTTGAACTCACTTTTGCCTGGGCTGGATGAGGTATATATCGGCTTTCAACAACGGCGGTGGGTAACTACAAAGGCACAACAACGCTCAAATAAGAAAGGGTGTGAGATAAGTACAATGTATATTCAGAGTGAATAATATACCTTTTCCTTTTAGGGTCagtctcttcttcttataaagtCGTTATGCTATAGAACGGTTATTTTGTTAGCATAGAATTTTGGTCGCCACgttcaaacattttcaaaatgATTCCGTTATAGCTAAAATTTTGCCCTACTCAATAGGCacgtatttatttttatgtaagttCCGATTTATAGTTGCATTTGGGCTAGATTATAACTAACAGATCATGATTAATGTGGGATCGAACATTCTTCCAATTTTATGTAATTCCTTCCAACTATTAAaccaattatttttattattgttttgtgttgtttattTTAACAAGAACTTGATAATGAATTAATGTTTGTATGGTTGTAACTTGATAATGTAATTAtgattttgttcttttatttttaatatggactTAATTTTGTAGTTTTTATATTGTTAGTAtgcttatatattaaatattgtataattaaatattatattttttaaataattatttttttgggtAAGGTCTAGTAGGGTTGGCTGTAGGACTTTATGATATAACTGTACATATTTGGAATGAGGAATTTTAAACTCGGATTGGATGAGATTAAATTTTAAAGAGACTTTTAACTCTATGATAGAATTAGGATTGAACCTAAACTCTATTCTAACCTTTTCATGACCAATCTTAGGAGCTAGGCCACTGTCCAAAGAGGCcaacaaaattatataaaaaaaaataaaaaataattgaccAAATAAttggtgttttttatttttttatttttaaagttttaattttttaaattttacaaaaactTAAAACCatatattcttaatttttattttcacatcttatttttacttttttaaacaaaattttaaaaatataaaaacacactaaaagaACATGATTCTATTCTCACTTTTACTTaaattaatttcacataaaaaataatgaaaattcaaaaaagaaaaaaaatttgagggaataaaaatataaaatgctACGTATACACAACAAATTAGTCATCAAATCAGTTACcagatatttgtatataaatatatgtataattaaactcattattatgtgtattttatattttcatatatattttataatacaatTATGTTAGATGTAGACTAAAATCAatcattagtataaaatatatgttagaatataaaatacacattgaaaataaattaaatgatatatttatTTGTACATAAATACATAGTGGCTGATTTAGTTGTTTCATGTAAAGTTGATCGTTGAGAAttgttaaatgataatttaattaaacttgtCAAACCATCTAATGGTTTGtaaatatcaacttcatatgaagacaattacatgtgaatttttattttttattgataaaaaatatgtgAACAGTgacaaaactaaaaattttattggagtaggacaaaattaaatagaaattaaattaaaatattatataataaaattaacaaagtATCATTGATAGCATAAATATTAAGATAATAATTACATTATATAAAaatctatttaatattatattttaaaattttagtgctTCATGGAACTAAACTCATTAGCTATTATATCTTAAGTGAATTTTAAAACAATATATTTttcaatatatacaataatatgatctaccaaaaaaaaaattatcttttaacttGTTTAATAATGCTCATAGCTAGAAAAGTTTGTTGTGGTTGCTATAGGAAAATAGAAAGTTTTAAGTATTTTTCTATAATGATAAATAtgagaataaaattttattaaaaaaattataatttgttttatttaagtcATCTTATTAATCTTTAAATGGGCTaacttattattttagttttagtccATATTTATTATAAGTTGATTACATATTCATACATAATATATTTatactcttttattattattattattattattattattattattattattattattattatttaaactacTTGTTACTATTATATTACAATATAGATTATACATATTAAGttatttatatatactttttttaataaaaaaagtgcGAAGAGATTATGGGCACCTTAGACCCCCTTATTTCTGCCAGTGATGTGATGTCAACATACATGAGTCAATATTTTACAAAACACACAATAAGAAATGATAATGTCCTCTTTTTCTTCATCGTCCTACAAGTCTCTCGCTTTCCTTCTCTTTCGAAACACAATAAAGTGTTTGAATCAGGGGAATGATTCTTATTGATGCACCTTATTAATCTGATAGACTAGTTGCTTAGTTCATTATTTATGCAGTACAGTTACTTAGTCGCATATTTAGAGAAATTTTCTGTTTTGGTTAGTTACTGCTGAGTTAGCAGTTGGGCACATTTAGTATGTACATGTACATATGTTTCTACCCAAGTTGGGAATGGATATGCAGAAATAtatatgcatagctttttctcttctcattcataattcatatatatatatatatatatatatatatatatatatatatatataattttactcaaTGGGGGTTAACCTTCCCGGGAATTTACAAGTGCTCGGTCACCTGTTACAacgtagggtcaatagagtatcgagtttcaATCTGGAACACGTgatggcaagccacggtactttacccagggaaactcgtatctcagataatcatttcgtattcattcataatcattcattatggCCATATCATCACTTATACATCATATAATTGCAATTTTTATACATAATTCATcataacccagagcaagtggacaaaaaccacaacccttgcgtctacctggggagcctctatactaaccaacctggagcaagtggggcaaaACCACAACCGTTGCGTCTACCCAGGAGGTACATTCTTATATGCCCAGGAGGAATAAAGGAGgagatcctaacctcccaccatctcgttgggggcgattttataATACTAAgaggaacaaggaaggggatcctcaccttccaccatctcctgGAGTCGCACTTTCAAGAAAGAGTACTCAGATGTAACATTTATTCCTTTCTTTAGCCAGTTTCATAAttgaagtaatatatatatatacatatgctcCTTACCTCCTCATACCTAAATCATCACTTCTCAAACTTTCTTCATCTCTAATTTACCACCTATTCCTAGCTTCATCTCATTATTAGGCTTACTAACAAGATCTAGGACCAAAGGAATgcaaatagaggtttagaggtttgaaattaatctttaaaacataaaaatctaTATTTGCTGAATAGGGGCCACGCGTACGGGTGGGAGTGCATTGTTgaaaagtcacgcgtacgcgtggacgtgcAATTTTCCATGTTCTCGTACGCGAGATGCCCAACCTGAATAGGTTGGTCACTTCATGCGCAGGTGGTCGCGTACACAAGCTATGAAGAATAGCAAAGTgttgaatgctgcagaatttttaGTTTTGCACTCCAAATTTCTGACGTGCATAACTtcttcgttttaaaatatttttcacccgttctttaaATGGCGTAAACTccacgaacccaattttcatatgaaaaaagtttgaaataatttgggggtctggaagccaagttatggctcgtCAAAATCCAGCAAAAAATTAAGTTTACACAAAAATCTCAAACCTCTAATTTCATTAAAACCAAACTCAATCCCAACCTTCTACACATATATTCAGCACAGCAATATACCATATACAGCATCACAACCCCATGTACTACCACAATCAAACCTACCTCAATTTGCATACACTTCCTTCCAACATTTTCAATTataacatcaaaataattaacctTCACATATCCATAACCAACATACTCATTTACAATCATTAAAGTCATCATTCATAAATCCTTATAACGCATCAACTATATCCATATCATAACATCATTGAATCTATcatgcatcatcaattcatcataccaTGTCAACTAAACTACTAATCAGATTTCAACATtttaattcaacttatcctaggtcgtctagcctaagttttcacaagacattatatattaaatacgagaaacctaaaccataccctGGCCGATTTGCTCGTATAACCTAAAGTCACCACCAAAAGATTCAAAACTCAGCCCCAAGGATCCAAAGCAATGACACCCAAAGCTCCACCAAGGCTCCAATGTTCACAATCAAGCtccaaaatacatatatacacaccTAATACACATTACCACACATGTATACCCAAAACTCAATACCCAACATACTTAATCAAGAAATTAGCTAGGATTCTAGGATTCTCACCTTACAGAAGCACCAATAAAGCAAGATTAAGCGTTTTCCTAAAGCTAATTCGAGCATAAACACCGAAATTTAACAATTTTCAACATAATTGCTCATATATTTTCGAAATTGGGAAGGAAGAAATTGGAATACACAAGTGGTTTCCTTACCTAATTATTGACTAAGCTTTGTAGAGCTTGACGCTGcggtcgcgtggccacaaacggcacGGCAATCGGAACTTGAAGTGAGAAGTTATATGAGATTGAAGTGGAAGTTAGGTTATGGAGCCCTCCCTTCCCTTTTCTTGCATGCTCCACGGGTTCCtcaatgaggaagaagaagaatgagcttATGCTCATTAATTTAATGGGTTAGTTGGGCCCACGGACTCGGTTTGGATTCGGTTCGACCGGTTCAGTCCGTTCGGCCCAATTTTAGgccaaattatttaaaattagtgtcaaaattcttattttaattagctctttcacattaaactataaaatttatatttataatttactttattaaaaattaatttattgactaattatttgctaattttaTAGGGTTTACACCTTGAGCCTGAACAGATAGAAGCCCATTATACTTTGATCCATTATCCTTTTCCCCATTTGAGTTTTCATAAGTTATATTCCCTGCCTCATAAAGAGCATTAAAGCGTGACCCCCTCCAAATAAATAGATTCCTGATTTGCCTCCCTTTCCATATTAGAGTTGGAATCATAATCATAATGAGACCTTTTCTTTTTGGGGAAAGAAATATCTTTTTTCCATCTAATTAGCTTTTTTTCCAGCATCCATGGGCCAAAATCCATAAAATCTTTTGCCCTAGGCTCCTGCGCATTAAtttttgcattattattttctttttggtCTCCTTCACCGTCAATGGCAACACCTTCCCCGGTCATCTCACCGCCACCTAGGTTTGCTAGTTGGGACGACATTTGTCCTCCAAGATTTTCGTAGCAAGAGTCAAGCCAATGCCCATATTTTTCACAAGAGAAATAGATTTGATGCAGCCCTTCATACTCAATATTTAGTTCGCTATCCAACATAGAGATTCGAGGCACTAGTATTTTAGCCAGATCAATTTTCACACATATTCTAGCAAATTTTCCTCTTAAGTGTATAGAAGTTGTATGATCGATTTTGAGCATATGACCAATGGCTGATCCCACCCTCCACAGGAAGCGTTGATTATAAAGCTCAATGGGCAAGTTAGGTATGTGAATCCAAATAGCAATCTTCCGAACAATATCTTCTGATGTGAGGAAGGAAGGTCTCCATCTTTGGACGACGACGTAGTGACCCACAATCATCCATGGTCCTTCCGTAAGTGCATGAGAGTAGCCTTCATCATCTGAAAAATGAACAAGAAAATAGTCGCGGTCCATATGAATAACATCAATAGTACCATTTTTTACCCAATCCCTTTTCAATTGTTGTTCTATAAAGGCCAAACCAACCCTTTTGCCCAACAATTTCACAATAAAAACATTCTTCCAGGGCTTGCACCAATTCTCAAATTCTTCTTTTGAGATTGGAATAATCGGGCATGGGTCAAATTCCTTGACATTTTCCTGCGGATCATTATTTTCTTGATACCATCGATCCTCCGGATTAAGATCATCTTTCGCCATATCATCATCTAGATCAATGTCTGGGATACCTTCAAGTCTAGGCACGGATATAGTCAATAACA is drawn from Arachis hypogaea cultivar Tifrunner chromosome 12, arahy.Tifrunner.gnm2.J5K5, whole genome shotgun sequence and contains these coding sequences:
- the LOC112727864 gene encoding uncharacterized protein; this translates as MAKDDLNPEDRWYQENNDPQENVKEFDPCPIIPISKEEFENWCKPWKNVFIVKLLGKRVGLAFIEQQLKRDWVKNGTIDVIHMDRDYFLVHFSDDEGYSHALTEGPWMIVGHYVVVQRWRPSFLTSEDIVRKIAIWIHIPNLPIELYNQRFLWRVGSAIGHMLKIDHTTSIHLRGKFARICVKIDLAKILVPRISMLDSELNIEYEGLHQIYFSCEKYGHWLDSCYENLGGQMSSQLANLGGGEMTGEGVAIDGEGDQKENNNAKINAQEPRAKDFMDFGPWMLEKKLIRWKKDISFPKKKRSHYDYDSNSNMEREANQESIYLEGVTL